From Ananas comosus cultivar F153 unplaced genomic scaffold, ASM154086v1, whole genome shotgun sequence, one genomic window encodes:
- the LOC109703869 gene encoding uncharacterized protein At2g33490-like — translation MKSPLRKLRGFGFQQHHHREKKELRAPAKLDDLVHAEQEMQEMRGCYDSLLSAAAATTNSAYEFSEALEEMGSCLLEKTALNDDEDSSKLVFPSSSSVV, via the exons ATGAAGTCGCCGCTTCGGAAGCTCCGAGGGTTCGGGTTCCAGCAACACCACCACAGGGAGAAGAAGGAGCTCCGGGCCCCCGCGAAGCTCGACGACCTAGTCCATGCTGAGCAG GAGATGCAGGAAATGCGGGGCTGCTACGATAGCTTGCTTTCTGCTGCAGCTGCCACTACAAACAGTGCATATG AGTTCTCAGAAGCGTTAGAGGAAATGGGTTCATGTTTGCTTGAAAAAACTGCATTGAATGACGACGAAGATAGCAGTAA GCTCGTTTTCCCCTCAAGTAGTAGTGTTGTGTGA